TGACCACGTGCAGGTGCAGTGCCTCCCTCCGCTGCCATTGTCTCTTTCCTGGGCCTCAATAGACCCATCTTTTGAATCCCCCATCTTTTGAATCCATATAGCACTTACCCTCGAGCCAGTCCAGCCCAGCAGGGCAAAGGCACGGCGCTCATAGGGGCACATGACCAGGTCCACACGGATGGCCTTCCAGGTCTTCCCCTCCTGCTGGCTGCACTTGCCACCATCCACTCTCTGATGGtgcaattttaaaatcagaaaacatttttgaaaatgatctAAAGCATCCACCTTCCTGCTAGGCAACTTTAACTTTTCAAATGTCGACTCCACGAGGTCACAGTATAAAAGTAATCcctgaaaacaaacagaaagatatCAGGAAGGGTCCCCAGTGGACGGGGTCTGCAATTTTATACTGGCTCTTACTGAATGCTCTCAACAGAAGCCTCACAGGTTTGAGCAGTGTGTGgccattcttttcccttttgtgaGCCCACCTGGCACtgggagaggaagacaggaggTGGGTGCATTATCCTCTCTCTGCTGCAGAGAAATTTAGTGGTTAGAGAGGCCAAGCCCACCTCTGGCAAAACCACCGGAGAATCCCTCTTCTTACTTCTGAATTACAATTCTGTGCTCAGGAACTTGCCCTACACCTTTGAGTACAAACCAACCATGAACAAAAGCCCTGCCGCTTTTTAGGCAGTTGCTTTGAGTGTCCCTCTATATTATACTGATGACCCAGTTTCCTTGGCCCAAAGGGTTGTGGCTGGAGGCTCAGCCCCGCTTTGGCGTAGGACGACTCACTACTTCTAGGTAGCATTTTAAGATTGTCACTCTGTTCGCCTTGGAGAGTGGGATAAAGTTAGTGATGGTTATCCTACCTAATGTTGCcgagtcagagggagaagatgtGTCCAGAGATCCTCCAATTTGTCTGCTCTGTGGCAATTTCTCACAGCACAGGGCAGatgtggggcagggagaggcagtgaTAATCAATGCTAAATCTGAGTGTCAACTAAAAAGGCAAATAACCTCAAAATAATTCCATCGTAGCTACGTTATTATGCATTCCTTAGATCAGATGTTCTCCAATTTTATCATCAGAAGCATTTGGAAAGTTTGTCACAGTACAGTTTGTAGGGCTCTCCtttcacccccctccccccagtgatTCAGTGGAGGGAAAGTGAGAATTTGCatctctaacaagttcccaggtgatgctgatgctgctggtccaggcaCCACACTTTAAGCATCATTGGTtccgtttatttattttatttaaagattttatttatttattagagagagagcatgtgggcacaagcagaggcagagggacaagcagactccccactgagcccggAGCCggccatggggcttgatcccaggacaccaggatcatgacctaagcggaaggcagatgcttaaccaactgaaccacccaggtgcccctggtttcgTTTATTTTGTTATAAGGAATGCTTTGCATTTCTTCTGCAGCCCTCCAAGAGACATTGTTTTAGTTCCACCAAACTCTGAAGGGACATTTTTCCTGACCTCAGAAAAGGACTCTAGCTCTCCAGTACATTCCTCAGGAAAGGTATTAAGAAGAACACATTGTTTGAAGGGGGCTAGGAGGGAAGCACTGGTGTCAGGAAGACCCTTTGGGGGCAGTGGCAAATGTTGCCATAAAACAATCTAATAACCAGCTCAAGAAAACACAATTCTGCTTGTTAATGAAACTTTATGAAAATGAATAGAGTATAGCAGCCTTTCTTGTAAATTTGAATTATGTACATTTGAAAAGTGAGCTATTAAAATATTACCcagtctttctttgttttttttttttttttttttttttttttttttttacccagtctTTCTTTGAAGTCCTATTTGGAATAacacccacctccccccccaaaatCCACAACACTGGCTTCCTAATAATTATGAGCTGTGTTTGCACGACAGTCACTTTGGCTGTTTGTAGACAAGGGGCCACCCTGGGTAAGGGTTTGCTCTGAATTTTGCAAGGTGTTTGAGAATACGTGCCTTGAAAATGCTCCTGTCTGTATGTTCAGGCACTTGTTCTGCAGTAGGGCACAAgtatcaaacacacacacacacacacacacacagcccctgaTGCGGCTTCCCGCTCTCTGGCTTGGGCTGTCTTGGGGCATCTCTGTGTTCTACCCTTTCTTTGTTGCTCGCCATTTATTCTTTGGtaacttctttccttctttgaaaaTCCCTTTGAAGTTTCTGGCTCTGGCTACCCAGCCACAGCCACAGGGTGACTACATTTCCTATCagcatgtttttttcttcctactgGAAACTAAGGGTCTCCTGACAAGGAGAGATGCCTTCcatgttcctccctccctccccaggggacTGAGCAGCCCACTGGCAGGCtaatgacaccccccccccatttgatAGCCAGGATCCattattcttctgtttctgttttttcaaaGTCAACTCTGTTTCTCAGCAGGAGTGAATATGTTCTTTACTCTAAAGAGTGTAAACACTTTCACTCTCTCAGCCTTCCAGGAACTAGGGATGTAGCCCAGTAGAACAGTGAGTGGCCCCGACCAGGGTCCTACCCACAGGGGTGAACCCCACCATGCTCAGTTAGCCTTCCCCTCTTTGGGTTAGGAGAATGCAGGCTGGAGGAGCCGTAGGCCTGGGGACCTCCACTGCACAACAGTGCTCCAagctctttttcctcccttttttcccACTGACTAAGGGGTCTTCTATAAGGCTcacatttactaaaaaaaaaaaaaaaaaatttagagattttatttatttatttgaggagagagagcaagagcacataagcaagggaagaagcaggctccccagggagcagggagccgccacagggctccatcccaggaccccgggatcacgaccccagccataggcagatgcttaacctactgagccacccaggcaccctaaggcTCACATTTAGATTCAGCTGATGGGCGGCTCAAACCGATGCCTACTGGCTGCTCATGATGCTCACATACCCCGTGCATGCTGAGTATGCGCATGCACATACCTGCGTGGGATATCATCGTGCAATTTGGAAAACGGAAGTCTTGGTAAGAACGTCAGGGCTGAGAAGTGAAGTATAAGATTTTACAACCAAGGTGGTAGGGGCAGGCGCAGGGCCACAGGGGTGCAGGCAGAGCTGGGACACCCGACTGCCCCTCAGTGTCTCCTCCTCAAGGTCCTGTTTGTCCCCAAGTGAGGAGGAGCAGCTGCAcctgctgctcctggggcccTCAGCTGGCAGCGGGCCTGGCTCTCCGGCAGAACTCAGGGATAATTGTGCATGAGTGAATCATGCTTACAGCCAGTGTTTGTTAGGCATTATCAGGCCCTATGTCAAGGGCTTTATCTAATAATTATCAGTTAATCCCCCTGCGCATTAATGAAGTGAGAGAGCCTTGCTATCTctgtttcatagatgaggaaagaTTAAGCAAAGCATCCTAGGTGATAAGGCCAGTAAACGGCAGGGTTGTGCTTCGAATGTCCCAAATGCCCACACCCTGAATGTCCCAAATGCCCACACCTCCACCTGTGCCTGCCCATCTCTTTGCTTGGAGGTCAGAGGTATGACTGCCTCAAACTGAGAGAAGACAAAAGGAGAAAGGCTCTTTATCACCAGGTCTTAGTCCAGAACAGTCTCAGGGCATGAGAAGTGTAGTGCCTAAAAACCCAGACTAAATAGGCCCTCCTTCACAGGGACCCCAGGCCTTGCAGTCCCACGGGCCTTGATCAGGAAGTCCATGAATTGTGCTGTCTCTCCATGAGAAATTTCCAACTTCCCTGCTTGAGCAGAGCAGAGGGGCCCATGCAGGTGGGACTGACTCTTCCtcatccttccttcccctggTTTGGCCTATAAGGTTCACTCTCAGGTTCCCTGGCCACCCTGTGTCCTCTCTCCTGAGAGGGATGAGGGGACTTGGGATGGCCTCACAGATGAATTTGGATCTAGTTCTAATGTTGGGTCCTCCCTTCTGGTGCTCCTGGCTTTTATTTCACTTCACctgaggtttctctctctctgccatatAGATCACTCAGGAAGGATGAAGTTGTGCCAGAAAAACAccagcctcagcttcctcagccCACCAGGCTTTAGGCCTCTGGAGTCGAGCCCACTAGTCTATTTGGGAAATGGAGCTCTCACTGGAGTGGGGCACGAGTCAGGGCCCTGTAGGTGGCCCTTGCTGCTGCTCATCCTTCACTTCCTCTGCCTGGCAATAGGTAGCCTAGGGTAAGTCTGATCTCCTCAGTGGGTGGAGGGTTCTGAGCCCAGCCTGTCCTGGCTAGTTCCCTTCTTCCCATCTCAGCACAAAGTCAAGGTGGTTGTTAACCAGCAGAGTTCAAGGCACCAGCAACGACTGCTGGCTAATTCTATCTCAGTCCCAGTGGTCCTGCTCCACCCCTAAGCCTGCGGCTGCCCCTCTCACACCTTCCAGGTCTTTATGGCGCATGCTCTCCATTTGTTTAGGGGATGTAGTGCTCCTGCACATCTGACACTGAGACATACCGCCCTCAGCGGTATGTCTTTGGAAACAGAACAAGTGTGTATAAACAAGATAGATATTCACATCATGGACTCTAGGACTCCAAGCAGATAAGTCTCATTGTGTGTCATGTGGCATCATATAAGCTGTTGCAAATCATTGAGAATCAATCAGATGGTCATCACACAATTATGAGGTAAATAGTATGCAAAATTCAACTGTATTAATGTAATGCTTGAGTGTCCAAACATCTACTTTTGATCCTTCTTACCTTCCGTTCCCATAAGTTTATCACTTTAGGTAAAAGTTGTTCCTCATCTTCGTCTGTTGACCCAGGGCTGGTAATTAAAAAATCTACATCATGCCCAATCTTCTTAcccctgaccaaaaaaaaaaaaaaagtataaaacggaaatgaattatatttttagctCTCAATTTTTCAAAGTCACCTTTATTTCTGTGCCCTATGCTCAAGGTTTGCAGCATAAAATGttcatgattatatattttttagatgtcCTTGGTTGTATAACTCTACTCttgcaaaataaatttatgaaagaaaaaaatcacacatagtACATATGTGATTATATAACTAtgggtaaaaaaaataacaaaggaagtGATTTCttttgcacatgcacatgtgcacactcacCCCCACTTGTCCATACAGAGACAAGCATAGCGACAAGCAAACCACATACTATATGCACATGATATGAGCGAGGGCTCTCAGAATTATGGCATTGACTGAggtattttcttagattttattttcctctcctgcTTGTTCCCTCACTTCAAACTTGGCTTGCCAGGATGGCCAATGAACGGCTAACAGGTAAGAGGGCCACAGGGAGAGctggaggagtggagggagaaatCTCTTTCTGAATAGGAGGCCTCAATACCCAGCAACTGCACACATCTCTGTGAAGAGTTTGTTCATTCTCTTCATTGACTTAGCTAATATTTCTTGAGTACCTGTTTTGTGCCCGGCACCAGATTCTCACAGAGCACTAACATCTGCAAACTTTGTGGGGAAATTGTGCATACAAACAAATTGCTTGGCAGGTACCTCTGAAGAGGGCTGCCTGGCTAAgcatggaggaggaggtggtgtcTGAATTGGGTCTTAAAAGATGAGGAGAAGTCAGTCAGGTGGCAATTTGAGGAAAGCCAATCCAAGCAGAAGCGTCTGACGGAGCAAGTTACAGAGGTGTGAAAAAGCTCCATGTGTGCAAAGGCAAGCCATTTGGGGTTGCTGGGGTGGAAAGGTGAGGAACAGGAGACAAGGCCACAGAGACAGGCTGGTATCAGATCACCAAAGGCCTTTGCATCATGCCCAGAAGCCTGAACTTCTGAATATGGGGAGCCACCGAAGGTGTTAGAGCAGAAGAGGCAAACGCAGCTCTCATTAACTACCTCCGGAATCCTCCTGTCATGGTGACGAAGGCATCCGGCAGAAATGCCCTGACGGCCTCTTTAACCAGCACTCCaactgcttctgcttctgccctggTCACACAACTGACGAGGTCTTCATAATAGAGGAAACCTAGGGGCCATTGAACAGGTCAACGGAGAGAGTGACACGTGAAATGACTAGCCCTCTGTGGGAAGGGATTCTGCGCCCAGATAGAGCAAACATGACACAGGTatcaccaaactgttttcccagAGGCAAGTGTATTCTCTATTCTCTTGGCTGTAAATTTTTCATGGTAATAATAACTCTTTACTTTCTGACTTGTAAGAAAGTGTCTTACCATTTCCTGCCTAAGAAAGAGACTATTTCCTATCCCTCCAGAAAGCAAGCTGTTCGAATATGAGTTCTTATTGAAGAATCAAGCTTCttggatgaatacctaccatttacttgacatggatggacctggagggtattatgctgagtgaaataagtcaatcagagaaagacaattattatatgatttcactcatatgtagaatataagaagtagtgaaagggactataaggaaaaagagggaaactgaatggggaaaaattagagaggaagacaaccatgagagactctgggaaataaagggttgcagaaggggaggtgggttgggggaatggggtaactgggtgatgggcactgaggagggtacatgatgagatgagcactgggtgttatactatatgttggcaaattgaatttaaataaaatatttttaaaaattaaatcatctgaaacttacaattaaattttatattaaaaccaATGGTAATGAACACTCAAAGAATAACCCACCTTCTTGATCAATAAACTGTGCcctgtaatattttaaagataatgcaTAAAGATTTAGGATGGGAAGATTCAGAGTTGGAAAGTGGTGGATGAAAGTTCAGATACAGTTGTTAAAATGACTCGGTTATTCCCAAAGACTCATGGAGGAAGcctcctccaaaaattaaaaagagacgTACTATGTGATCCAGAAATCCTGCTTCTGGGAatgtatctgaaggaaatgaaaacactatgtCAAAGAGATACACGCACCGtcatgttcacaatagccaagacatgggaacaacctaaatgtccaaaaGCAGATGGATTAAGaagttgtggtgtgtgtgtgtgtgtgtgtgtgtatgaatattattcatccacTAAAATGAGGAAAgcctgccatttgcagcaacatggatgggccttggGGGCATAatgttaggtgaaataagtcaagagaaagacaaataccatatgacctcacttatgtgtgaaacctaaaaacaaaaactcatagaagaaaaatCAGAGGAGTAAAAAAAGTGTGTGGTTATCAGAGGCGAGGGAGGGTGGAAGGGGAATTAGAGGAAGGTGATCAAAAGAAGTACCAACTCCCAGTTAGAAGATAAGTAAGTCCCCGGGATGTAATGTACCTTGGGATGGCTATAGTCAACACTGCTGAATGTGGTCTGCTCTTTAGCATCACAAttatattgtatttctattgcaagttaaaagtaaatatttaaaacacttatAGTTTTTTGAccctttatttgcatttcttcattaaaaaacgTTTACCAGAGCCCTCCATAAATGGAAGCACTCAAGCCATCACCTTCAATCTGTGGGAGGTCCTGCAAGGCTTCAGCTGCCTCAACATAGTCTTCCCTTCTTAGGCTGGCGGGTCCTGAACAGGTAGATCAACCCTCTGTCTAGATTTGCATactttcccttctatttcctgGTGTATTGCTGTTTCTAAAGCAGATCTGCATTTGTGCCAGCAGTGACTCtggtttgttcaaatattttttactcCTAAATCTTCATGCCCATTTTCTGCCCAGCACTCCTTAGCCTCTCACACCAAGAGAGATAGCCAGGACCAAACATCTAGAGCCAGTTCAGTAAGAACCAGATCAGCAGCAAAACCCAGTGTGACATCTGGGCGCAGAAGTGACAGCAGCCACCATGCAGAGCGTCTTTCCCctatgccaggcacagtgctaaggACTTTGCTTgcattatctgatttatttctcaTGAACTAGCAAtgttgcccctccccctccctcgtCCTTTATAGATGAGGTAGCTTAGGCTCAACGACTTAAACAAGCTTGCTCAAGATCATGCAACCACAGTGTAttggagtcaggatttgaatcaggtctgtctgattccaaatgCTTGTGCTTTTAACCAtagtatataaaaaaagagaacaaatgacCCAGCTTGCCCAGATCGGATTTGAAGTTCAGCGGGCTCAGAGCTCTACCACAACCTGGCCAGCCCCTGCCAACAGCAAGAGATCTGTAGGAGAGACAACTTACCTGCTTTCTGCATTGGTGTGAATTTCAGGCTTTTGTCCGACTTTATTTTGCTCAAAGTTCTGAAACCCATCCGGAACCATTTCTCAGATGTCTTCAGTCCCACTCCAAACACAGAGGTAAAGAGCTGAAACAGAGGGAAAGGCATGCCTTTAGTCTCTAAAATGACCATTATGACAATGAAGTCACACTTTTTAAGGTCAAGGGATTAGGAAAAAGCGTAAGGAAATTTCTGACCCAGTTTCTCCTGAATGTGACAAGTGGGCTGGGGAGTGATGGTAAACTTTTGACAGAGCTTTTTGTTTCAGGAGGGGCCTCTCCTGACATGTGGTattacaaaatggaaagaaagtgaaGAGGTGGGCTCTGGCATCTGCAGAGGCTTCTGTGGATTCTGATGGTTGGCAGCCTGTGCTGTCCATGTGTGACAACAGCTTTCCCTGTTGGGCACTCCTCCTACCCAGAGTCCCTTACATGCGCTCATGCTCTGCATATTTTAAGAGGGATGCTCATGTAGGTTGTGTGAATTCTCTACCATCACTCAGCTGATACATGGCAGAGCCCAAACTCAAATCGAGGCTGTCCGTACTCCAAACCTAGGCTCCTGCCCACAGCCCCTTTTTAGGCCTGTGTATCACTCCAGAACCGAAGGGATGGGCAGGAATCCCTGCCAGCTGCAACTCCAAGGTGGGGGAACATTGGGAGGTAACAAGCCGTGCTTCAAAGTAGAGCAGGATGCAGAGGAGAGCTTCCAACACAGGTTTGCTCTTTAAGAACAGCCTTGTTTTTTTCCCATGGTCCTAGTGTCCCCATGATATTTGCACCCATGTGTGACAGATACTAGAAAATAAGGTAATTTGTACCTCATCATAGCATAGTAATGAACTCATGCacccttttttattttggtatctgCTTCCTTGACCACTATTTTGGACTGACTGTGCCTGCCtccattcatatgttgaggcCCTAAACCCCACGgcaatggtatttggagatgaggtctttgggaagtaattagttTTAGATGAGGTCTTGATGGTagggccctcatgatgggattagtgccttaaGAAGAAGAGGACCCACGGgacttcctctctctgtgtgtgccatGTGAGGGCACATTGAGAAGGTGGCCatttgcaagccaggaagagagccccaACCAGAACCTGACCATACTGGCACCCTGGTCTCAggcttccaggctccagaactataagaaaataaatatttgttgtttaatccacccagtttgtggcattttgttacagcagcgtGAGCTGATATGACCACTTAGAATAAGTACTAGGAGTAACTGAAAAACCATTTTCAATAAATAACATGTAAAATTACTTACTTTGAAGGACTGATACCGTTCATCATTTAACACAGCTTTAACTTCAGAACTTTCTCCATCTTCAATAATTTCCTGCACGgagagttaaaaaatattttatgctagTGACATTAAACAATCACAGTTTAGAGCTATCAAATTCCCAGACCAAGTAGCTTGATTGTTCAGGAAATGTACACCTGTTGCCTGCAGACTATTTCCCTAGACAATctggacaaaacaaaacatttcctaTAATCTTAGAAATCCCAGCTTATTCTTTATAGTCCTCAGGGACAAAGGCACAGAATGACCAGGGTCTAACTCCACAGAACATCAAACCAAAATATTCACTGACAATAGTATGTCTAAATATTtgtgatagttttctttttgatgGATACGAGTCAGCTGAGACAAAGGGACTTCTCATCTGAGCAGGTTAATTTTGGGACCACTGAAAAAACCAATTCAAGTTCAAGCTCTTACGACATCTAGCTCTAAATAGAGTTGAGATTATTTTCCTTGACTACTTTACTTTGCACTTAACTATACTTGAAACTTACTCTTGGATGAACAGTCCACTTTGCTGGGGAATCCTTAAAcattattacataaataaatacccaTTCCTGACTTTTTCCTTGGAACACACAGGTAGAGATGCAGAATCAGTTTCACTGCCTGGTCACTCCCACCACCATTCTGGCTGGAGGGCAACGTTCCCTAAGAGGAACTGAGGTCCTTCACATAGTCTGTGTCTGAAGTCAGACCACCCCATTGCTGTTGAGCTTTTAGGTCACTTGAGCCTTTACTGTGATTAATAATATGGGAGAGTTCTGTTTCCATTAGATTGTCCCACATAGCCCCAGCTGTGATAATGGATTGATGGATTCTGTGATAATGGGTATGGattctgtcatctatctatctatctatcatctatctatctatcccacAGCTACATAGTTGACAGGAAAATCAACTGCATTTACTTCCCTCCTCTCTACCTATTAGGAAGTAGGACAAATCAACATTTCACCCTTACCTCTATGATACACTTCACTTGGTCCCCCAGACAGGGAATTCCTTCTGTATCCTTCATACTGATGATTGTGAATGGCAGAGATTTAAGTACAGAAGCTGCTCTCATAAATGTCAGAGAGAAGACTTCATTTTCTCTAAATTCATAGTTTTCAGCCAGTACCTCAAAGGCGTCCTGAAGAGTGAAACCAGTTAAGCAAAACATGGTCTGTTCCCAGCCCCTTAGCTAGCAGTCACCTGCAAACGCCTCTTGCTCTTGAGTGTTGAAATACCTCCTGAAGGTGGGATTGGGGTCTCCTGTATCTTTGCTTGTTATGAGAGAAGTTGAATTGAAAAGACAGGTCACAGAGCACTTTGTAAGGAAACTTTGAGTTCGCTGCCGTTAGGTATTCGGGAACAATTTCACCAAAGCCTGATCTCATGCTCACTGCATCGTACTAGTCATTACTCAGCAAGACTTACCCTACCAGGCCCTCTTTGCTTGCAGATTTA
This portion of the Vulpes lagopus strain Blue_001 chromosome 2, ASM1834538v1, whole genome shotgun sequence genome encodes:
- the DNTT gene encoding DNA nucleotidylexotransferase isoform X1: MDPLQMAHSGPRKKRPRQMGAPMVSPPHNIKFQDLVLYILEKKMGTTRRAFLMELARRKGFRVDNELSDSITHIVAENNSGSDVLEWLQVQNIKASSQLELLDISWLIESMGAGKPVEMTGKHQLVSMRRDYTASPNPELQKTLPVAVKKISQYACQRRTTLNNYNNVFTDAFEVLAENYEFRENEVFSLTFMRAASVLKSLPFTIISMKDTEGIPCLGDQVKCIIEEIIEDGESSEVKAVLNDERYQSFKLFTSVFGVGLKTSEKWFRMGFRTLSKIKSDKSLKFTPMQKAGFLYYEDLVSCVTRAEAEAVGVLVKEAVRAFLPDAFVTMTGGFRRGKKIGHDVDFLITSPGSTDEDEEQLLPKVINLWERKGLLLYCDLVESTFEKLKLPSRKVDALDHFQKCFLILKLHHQRVDGGKCSQQEGKTWKAIRVDLVMCPYERRAFALLGWTGSRQFERDLRRYASHERKMILDNHALYDKTKKIFLKAESEEEIFAHLGLDYIEPWERNA
- the DNTT gene encoding DNA nucleotidylexotransferase isoform X2, whose protein sequence is MDPLQMAHSGPRKKRPRQMGAPMVSPPHNIKFQDLVLYILEKKMGTTRRAFLMELARRKGFRVDNELSDSITHIVAENNSGSDVLEWLQVQNIKASSQLELLDISWLIESMGAGKPVEMTGKHQLVSMRRDYTASPNPELQKTLPVAVKKISQYACQRRTTLNNYNNVFTDAFEVLAENYEFRENEVFSLTFMRAASVLKSLPFTIISMKDTEGIPCLGDQVKCIIEEIIEDGESSEVKAVLNDERYQSFKLFTSVFGVGLKTSEKWFRMGFRTLSKIKSDKSLKFTPMQKAGFLYYEDLVSCVTRAEAEAVGVLVKEAVRAFLPDAFVTMTGGFRRGKKIGHDVDFLITSPGSTDEDEEQLLPKVINLWERKGLLLYCDLVESTFEKLKLPSRKVDALDHFQKCFLILKLHHQRVDGGKCSQQEGKTWKAIRVDLVMCPYERRAFALLGWTGSRFERDLRRYASHERKMILDNHALYDKTKKIFLKAESEEEIFAHLGLDYIEPWERNA